The stretch of DNA TTCCCATTTCTGAGAGGAGATGATTCAAGACTAATGGCGATCTTTGGTAGCCGCTTCTCTGGAAGGTCAGGCTGTTGCCGTACAACAGGTAGCTTACTGTAGTAGTATACATTACCAAAATCTGCCAGCCAGCTTGTTGAGGGACGGTATGGTGAGCGGGACTCAATAGTGTTAAATGAGTCATGTTTAGTTGATGCACCAGCTTTTAGATTCATCTCTGCTGGAATACCAGTCGAAGACTGATTCTGCTTTGACAGAACGTCGCTGGATTTAATCTGTGGGTTCAGCCGTTTCTGAGGAGTTAAAAACCCATTCTCAACCATCCATTCATTGGAAGGCACATAAGGCATCAAAGATTCTACTGACCAAATAGAGGCCTCTAGTGGACATGGACGACCATGATATTTAGCTGATGCAACAGGTTGTAGATTCTTTCCTTCAGCAACATAATTTGGCTTTGAGATAACACCACTGTGTTCATTCAGTGGGCTCAAAGGTTTCTGAGAGGTTAGAAGACCATTCTCTGTCATCCACTCAGTGGAAGGTACATAAGGTATCAGAGACTCTACTGACCAGATAGAAGCTTCCAGCTGACAAGGCTGGTTATGGTTCTGAAAGTCAAATGGCAGCCGCAGAATCTTAAAGTCCATGTTATTTGAGGAGTTTCCATCTTCTCTGCCCTGAAATGGCATCTCTGAGTTTCTCCTTTCTTTGATGCTTTGGGTAATGACCAATCTGCTTGGTTTAGGATAAGTTTGAGAAGTTCTACAGGATGGAGAGGTTCTCACCACAGTAACTTTTGTACAAGCAGGGAGACAATGCTTCCTGGAGTACCTTAACATCCCAGCTTCAACACTCCGTTTATCTTTCCTAAATGCTAATGACTGGTAAGAGCACAAAACAACATCCCCTGAAGATTGTATGGAACCCAAGCTGCACTGCAAAAGGTCAGTTTCATTATGACTAGCTAGCTCAGCGTTATCCTCATTCTGAAAATTCTTAAGCTCAGCAGGCATTTCGTTGCATTCATTTGTATCTGTTTGGCTTGGAGGATTTCAGCCTTAGGAACAGCAGACAAATCAGCAGTGTTGATAGCATTGGTGGCATTGTAATTTTGAGTTAGCATGGATGT from Onychostoma macrolepis isolate SWU-2019 chromosome 12, ASM1243209v1, whole genome shotgun sequence encodes:
- the buc2l gene encoding uncharacterized protein buc2l; protein product: MPAELKNFQNEDNAELASHNETDLLQCSLGSIQSSGDVVLCSYQSLAFRKDKRSVEAGMLRYSRKHCLPACTKVTVVRTSPSCRTSQTYPKPSRLVITQSIKERRNSEMPFQGREDGNSSNNMDFKILRLPFDFQNHNQPCQLEASIWSVESLIPYVPSTEWMTENGLLTSQKPLSPLNEHSGVISKPNYVAEGKNLQPVASAKYHGRPCPLEASIWSVESLMPYVPSNEWMVENGFLTPQKRLNPQIKSSDVLSKQNQSSTGIPAEMNLKAGASTKHDSFNTIESRSPYRPSTSWLADFGNVYYYSKLPVVRQQPDLPEKRLPKIAISLESSPLRNGKNTKNQIPAIGSSNLKHCSFSTCKCKSKSGLRLAGSAMKCSWVSRSTLENELPFCPSCKYDAKGKDHRKPSDGFSCKREETTEMKTFYMKRATEGFHGTPKMTSGSHFAKCCAAYQAKLSEQTGLCEDCRCLNPSPAQDKGGNLGWRIWENGEEDWINNPNQRFLQKLQKDNAWKASMQVSKNERRIQKKERKGYSQENT